Genomic window (Nilaparvata lugens isolate BPH chromosome 7, ASM1435652v1, whole genome shotgun sequence):
CGTTTGAATACTCTATACTAATACTGATGTTATGCTATTCACTCTAATGCCTTTCAAACTACCTGCCTTTCACTTTTTCTGATATCGTTTTTACCCTCTCAAGAAGTTTTCCTGGTACatggataattattatagttgaaGAACCTTTAAATTTTCACATCTCAGATCCCTAATTTATACTTTAAACcttttatgattattatttatgctATTATTTTTGCATGTATTCATTCCtatctttgtatttttcctCTCTATCTTGTGTGTctggaataaatgaatggattgaaataccctcttcttcttttatctgctatactataagtttcatatttgcaaggttttctactatttttttgtatcttgtttttattttttttctaaaactcaatagtatattaggttattttattttccttctaatatattgtttttaaaattgtatgcTAAATGTGTcttatgagggcaataatgggattcagttcctggtgccctcaaatatgtaaattttcaaataataaataaatctataacTATTTCCAGGAAATTGAACCATAGCAAGAAAAGTACTGACCTCTTTGAGAAGTTATTTGAAAGATGCTGGTTTGGGACGATCCACCGTTTTCCACGCTTTTTTGCCGTTTTCGCATATAACTCTGATCCTTGGTTTCCCAGCGCGTCTCCTCTGACCGGGCGTAGTCCTTTGATAGTACACTTTTGGTGTCGGCGACCGATTGGTGGAAATTGAGCTAGTTGGTGACCTCATCCCGGAATTGATGCTAAGCTGTGAGGAAGTTCTGGGCTGAATGTTGACTTCCTTTGGGGTTTGATTGACGGTTCCGCATATTAACCATGAGTATTGTGCAGGTATTTCAACAGTATTCGGTTCCCACATAACGGTACGAGTGTGGTTATGGATAATCACCTTATGTTCCACCAAAAACGGCATCCCCAAAATCAAATCATACTCCAGACAATCCGTGACCAATGCTATAAGTCGTAACTCACACTCATTCATAACTCCATATGTCACAACCTTAGATTCTTCTCTCCCCACCATTCCGTTCGGCATGACGGTGACATGTGATTGAGGCAAATAATGTATTAAGCCTTTCATTTCGAGATCTTGAACAACTTGCGAATTTATTCGGGTTTCCTTGGCACCAGTATCTAATAATGCTTCGTAGCGCAAGTCTCCTATGGATACGTTTACAAATAGTCGTAAATCAAAAGGCTTCTGCTCACCCAGATTGAGATATCTGCTGCCGTACGCGCAAGTCATCTCActgtgtaggcctactattaaCAACAAGTAAGTTCAATGTCTTAATAATAGTTTTTGATCTGCTCACTAAGTCTAGAGTTTTGTTGAACCCGGTAATAAGTCCACTCCGTACAAACACCGTAAATATTTTGGTTATTCGAAAAAGTTCGCTACCGTATCGGAAAGATAAAATATCTCTACCTTATTCAAAAAGAATATCTGCTACCGTATGTGGAA
Coding sequences:
- the LOC120348870 gene encoding uncharacterized protein LOC120348870; protein product: MTCAYGSRYLNLGEQKPFDLRLFVNVSIGDLRYEALLDTGAKETRINSQVVQDLEMKGLIHYLPQSHVTVMPNGMVGREESKVVTYGVMNECELRLIALVTDCLEYDLILGMPFLVEHKVIIHNHTRTVMWEPNTVEIPAQYSWLICGTVNQTPKEVNIQPRTSSQLSINSGMRSPTSSISTNRSPTPKVYYQRTTPGQRRRAGKPRIRVICENGKKAWKTVDRPKPASFK